ACTACTCTTACCATTTCCCAttctttggcttcttccttAACTGATCTCCACCGTCAAGGATTCTTTTAGTTTCGACAAAACACGGTTTTTAGTTGtgttaattaagtcataaacattttcatgtttttccaattgatttgaccaattttgatcgaaaatcgatgatatatatatatatatatatatatatatatatatatatatattttataagggttaataccctgaaaaaccccaaactggtacaattgtgacaaatttaccccaaactattttttgaccaccaaaaaccccaaaccggtacacttgtgacaaatttaccatatgttaatttttgttaaattttattgtcaaattattaagttaaataacacgtgacagttaactggtataccaatttaggattttacactccttttgtcacagtttacaatttttatgatttttttgtggtattaatccaatttagcatagggtatatttgttacaaatttaccagtttatggttttttgtagtcgaataaattagtttggggtaaattttgtcataaatgtacaaatttatggttttttatagtcagtcggggtaaatttgtcacaagtttaccagtttagggtttttcatggtcaaaaaaatagtttggggtaaatttgtcacaagcgtaccagtttggggttcttcaagatattaacccattttataattattttattaattattttttcttttcttttccttctttacatttttctttttgcggtAGGCGagggtccaaaaaaaaagaaggaaaagagaagaaaagaaaaaaaaaaaaaaaaattgaaataaatatcaAAGAATTAAACTTGTCCATCTCAATGCTGGCTGTGCAACGTAGGAAGGCCGGtgtccacgttagcaatttctagtcaaaattgatcaaatagactcaattgacaaaatgtgaaaatgatttatgacttggtataattaaaaagtttaggtgTGAATTAAcgaaaatacaataaatttaagatttttttagacATTTTCCTTGCAAAGAATCTAGACATGATAACCCCATGTACGAAGTATAGTTAACGTGCAGACGGAGGACTATCAAGCTCTATTGCGGTTGTATCAAACTCACTACTCTTACTATTTCCCATTCTTTGGCTTCTTCCTGAACTGATCTCCACCGTCAAGCATTCTTTTAGTTCCGACAAAACACGGTTTATGTCTGCCCTTTGGACCACTTTCGTTGGTACACACGACATGGCTATTTCCACCGCTTTCTGTGCAGAACCGATGTTGAATTGGTCATTTAACCTCGGATCGACAATGCTTTGGATGTCCCCTCTTTCTATGAGTGGAGTTACCCACTGAAGTATGTGCATGCTGCCCTCCGGACTTTTTATAATGGCAGGGTGGCCTGTGATTAACTCAAATAAAACTATGCCGAAGCTGTATATGTCGCTCTTCTGGCTCGAGTGTCCAAGTATATGAAATCTGAGGATTCAAAAGGAATTTCTGCTTTGATTAGTACAACAATTGCCCAAGCTGCCTTCACTAAAATGTACTTAGACACGTCTATCCAACATAAACATGTATGAATAGATGTATGGGCCTCTCGTGCTGGTCAAAATTAGTACAGTTATTCTACTTCATAGGTGGAATGGAAAAGTCTTTGTATTCAGAAATTTTGAGTCACTTACTCCGGATCGAGATAACCAGGCGTCCCTGCTGGACAAGTCGAAATATAAGAATCCTGCTCCCTTACAAATGCTTTTGATAATCCAAAATCACAAATCTTTGCTTGCATGTTCtcgtttagtaaaatattgggGGTCTTTAGATCTCTATGGATAATAGGAGGTTTGCAGCCGTTATGCAGGTACTCCAACCCTGCACACCAGCAGGAAAAACTTGACGAAATGTATCGGGTAGCTTAACTTGTGGAAATGTGAACAAAGATGTCATCGATCTACTTTATGTACCTTGAGCTGCATCGATTGCGATTTGTAGTCTCTGGCTCCAACTCAAAACATTTGGGTTGTGTGCTGCTTGAAAGTAGAGAATTAAGGAGTATTCATGAAAGGTGTAAAGCTTGTTCGCTATTGTATTCGTTCGCTGAGAAAGTCAATTTCATTTCCATGGTGCTATTCTGAATAtctaaattgaccaattaatcCAAAAGTCTGAACTATCAAAGAACGGTATTGAGATAAAATTATCTCGACATATATCGTGCTATTGGAAAAGGGAATATCAGACAAACCTGACAAATGTTGCCGCACATTTCCGTTGGACATGAATTCGTAAATCAGCGCCATGTTTTCAAATTCTTCGCAATATCCAATTAGTGAAACCAGATTTCTATGGTGAACGACCATCAGGAGTTGGGCCTGCACGTCAAGATATCAGAACTTGCTATGAGTAGAACtgccaaaaaattgaaaaaatgacaCATCGATTCTAGCTGCAGTAATGTTTCGAACCTCTGTGTGAAACTGCTTGTAGCCTTGCTTTGATGATTGGGATAACATTTTTACTGCGACTTCAGTGCCATTGTCAAGCCTGCCAAAGTAAACTTTCCCAAATCCTCCCTCTCCAATTACTGTTCTAAAGTTATCAGTAATTCTTGCAACCTCAGTGGAtgtaaaatgttgattttttgacAACCTTAGTGTCCCGGTAGATCCTCCAAAAGTGGTGGTAGTAGTAATAGCAGCACCCTCTGGAGAAAAAAGTTATCAGGTCATGATCTTCACTTTGATATCATATCTCTTCACTGCAAACAgagcctttttgaaaaaaatatgtaATGACTTATTCTAAGAAGAGACTGTGTCGTGAAAAACAAACCAGAGAGAGCAAACCGAGTAACCTCAACCAAATGAAGCATACCTTGAAATGCCTTTATTTACGTGAATTGTGAGTAAGCGGTGTTGCAATTATGATATCATTAACCAATAACATGTGCATAGTTTTTGAACATAAAACAGTGATGACATAGAAACATGATTACGTGAGTGAGGTCAAGTCGGTGTGCCATGTTTACTTTTTCCAGGCCCAATTGTGCAAAGGGCCACGAGCAATTGGACTAGCTAACCAGTTTGGGGTTCAAAACCCGACTCGGACTGACAAAATCACATGTGAAACTTTTGATTTTCCTTGCACATGCAATATGCAAAAGAGTTACTTTGGATTTGTCTTCTTTTGATTATCCACAATACTGCAAGAGCTCCCAATGAAATCAACACCAGAACAGCTGTGACCGATGCAATGATTGGAGCAACAGATAtgccctttttctttggctgcacATTGTTGGTTGGACAATTGTCTGATTGGCAAAGATTTGGATTTCCATCTAAGCTGTCGAAGAATGTCGATAGTACATGTCAATGCCAGAAGATTAGGGCATGAATTCATGGATATCCCACCCTGTGTGTATTACATACACaagttgacaaaataaaaaactaaaaataggCAAGTATCactttcatctttttcattcttcattGTGAGCAGCAACGTACAGAACGAAGATGCAGATTGTATTGACAATAATAAGCGATTAAGGTTGTGTTACATTAGTGTGGCAATGAGCGAACCTTAGTAGCAACGATCGATCTGCCTTCTTCTTCAAGAGAGTTCTAGGAAGAGAGCCATTCAAGTTGTTTCCACTTAAATTCCTGCAAATATCCATGATTAGAAGTTGACAGCCATTTACTCGAGCTAGATAACCACACATAATAGTTCCATCAAAAGCTCAGTGACTCACAGAACTCTCAAGCTCGGCATTTGTGCTAAAAAGTCTGGCACGGACCCAGTTAATGAATTGTTGGATAAATCCCTGAACATAAGCCAAAAAAGTACTAAGAAACTTCATTTGCATGTACTTATTGAAATGTATAGAACAGGATAAGATAGATAATGAACATTGTGCTAATGATAAAGAAGTATGCTGCTTTTTTGGGGCTTAGTGTTGTCCATTCTCTTTCTGTTCAAATTaagtaaaatgaaagaaaaactgCTAATGCATACAGGGATACAACTGCTGTCAAATTGGAGATCGATGTAGCTATAAGTCCATTCAGTCCACTAGAGCTCAGGTTCCTGCACATCAGCAGCTAACTCGATTAGAGTAAAATCCCACCGCTTAAAACGTTCAACATGGAAGGCATCAATTTAGAgtcttaaatttcaaaatcttccttTTTCACATGATGTATTACCAATCTGTACTATAGTTATTGTCAAGTAAACTTATCTTTCGAGACTTGTGCAGTTCTAATGCAGCATTGTGTCACAGAAAATATGTTTTTGTAGACTTACAATGAGATGATTCTTGGAGAACTATCATAGCTACAATTCAGACCATTCCATGAGTACTGTGTAGGAACGCATGGATCACCCTGCCAACTTGCTCTCATCACCCCATATGCTTTCTTGATGTCATACACGGCATTAACTAAACCACCACATACATAGCTAAAATCATAAGGAAATCAaagattatcaaaaaaaaaaaaaaattaagtggaAGCATAGATAATATACAATCATCAAGAAAAGTCGGTGAATTTGGAAGCTGCGCCACAGTGAAAAACTCGATGGCATTGAGGAGCGGTGGCAGACTAGAGCGGGCCGTCGCACTAATAGTGAAGTTCAAATTATTTCCACTTATGGGCAATGAGGCTACGGTGACTGGCTTTAGGTTCTCGAGCATGACAGTTTCCACGAATTCGTCTTGTACATATACGGTGAGTTCTTTGAATTGACCCTTTTGCAATTGCAATTCCATGAAGTGGAAGTATATATACCAGACAGTGGTAGAGTTCTTTGAGGTCCAATTCAGACTCAGAGGATCGGTGACATTTTGTACTTGTGTGGCGGTCATCAAATTCGGTCGGAACTTTATAGGCATCATTGCTTGTACTTGTCACGATGGCTGTCGTGTTGCTGACTGACGACCAACCTCTACTATAAGTCTCATTGTCCCAGATGCGATCGTATACATCTTGCGGATGCCTATAAATGCCGAAGCCAGTCAAATAATCATAGTAGTAAGTGCAACATGATGAACAAACCGACACAAATTGATTTGGGAATAACAGCTCGTTTTCTATTGTTCATGCCGTTGCATAATGTGAAAACACATGTTTAGTAAATGTGTATATACTAACACGTCATTTATAGACTGATGAATGTGGTCGACATCCAAAATTGAAGGGCAATAACAAAGAAAATCACCTGTATGTGTTTTGGCTCCCCAAATTATATCTCTGGTCGGTTACAAGTGCACCGGAATTGATCTGGTAAGTCGAGTTATCTAGCAACCGCAACTCAAGAGTTGATATGAATGGAACTCCCGAGCCGGTATTCACCAAGCAAACTTGTATATAATCTCTTGGAGGAGTGTAAATAATCTCTTCGTATGACCAAGTCGAATAGTTCACCGTGATCCAATAGTTAACATCAATATGGAGGTCAAATGTCGGGCTTTGTTTCTTGCCATCATAATCACCATAACAAAATGAAGCCCTGACCAAATATGTGTTGCCCCTTCCTTCATCTGGCGTTAATGTGTAACAATTCCTTGTTCCATTGGGGAACATCCTGAGATTCTTCAATTGTTGTCCGATATTTTCGTAGATGAACTTGGTGGACACCTGCATGTTTATTCCGGAATCTACAAACCCAGCATCGGCCTTGTAGTATATGTCAAGGTCATTGTCAAGGTAATCATTAGGTGCCCCGCAATCGATGCTTATGAAACCTAAATTGAGGGGAAACCAGAGATTGTCACTTACTCTTCACTATTCATTAATTCGAAATATAAAcaatgttctaatttttttttattctttgtgATGTCCCTTAAACTTGCTTATCTAAGTTTTTTGCAACCGTATCAACTAGATAGATATTTCAGCAATGGAAATTACATCGGTAATAATTGGGTTGAGAATTGTAAGTTGAAAAGAAGCTTTGATGGATGGTCGGATGGTAAAGGCATCTGTGAAAAGCTTGTAAATAGAGATGTCATTTGCAAAAATAAAGTGAGCTAAAGGGTGATACACTAGGGATGCGTttgttttgcataaaataaattatttcgaaaatattcttttaaaaataatcgcttatattatttataaaaatgaatgaacaaaaaatattttcatctttatgaaaatatttacacaGTActattgtcgataatgaaaatattttttattgattaattatttcaagtgatacaagagaccatttttaggaaaatatttttcatatcatctattttcgaaaaaataaacgGAGCCTAGGATTTGTAAATGTTTCCTAGAGAATCTCGAAACGGCCTTAACTTTGCTAAATTGCTACATTTTAGTTCAAAAGATTTCTCTATGTAGCTCTAAAACCGTTAAAACTTCTTGAGCTCCATCCTGACTAAATAGTAGGCgctcattttttaaatcaaattggAGCATGACTACATTTTGTCTTCTGCTTGAAAAAGAAGGATCGCTAACGGAAAGAAAGGCAGACGCTGATTCATCACATTGCCCTATTCTATAGTCCTCTTTCCTCATGTCTCAACACTTCGCAATTCAATCATCACTAtgcgacagagagagagagagagagagagagaacctggatTTTGTTGCCCGCGAGCAATTACTCCTAGAGCTAGACAACCAATCAAGACATGCAATATCTCCAGGATCTTCATGGCATATCAAACCATCGCCgtttcacagagagagagagagagagagagagagagagagagagagacctggatTTTGTTGGGCTAGAGCCAGCAGCTTCAATCCCGGAGCTAATGAAGAAGCAATGGAAACACACCAGAGGAGGAGCAACGCGGATCTTCCCATTTTCGGTGTCCAGAAGACAGAGAAAGGTCTCTTGCCAATATACATAAGTGCATGCAACCCatattaataaaagaacaatGCTTAGCTAACCGTACTTGGAAAACGGAGGGTCAATCATCAGCCGCACATTttgaatgagagagagggagacttgTGTCTTGCTTGGAAACTTCCCGGTGCTTGTGTTTGAGGAAGGAAAATTGTTGTCGACATTCTTTGACTGTCACACCGTGACACGGTGATGCTAGCCCCTCTCTAAATAAAAGCTGTGAGGTAGTGGGAATAGGAAAAATCCACAATGGACATACAATAATACATCAAAGTTCACTCTTCAGTTAAATTTGATCTGGTTAAGTATAAATGACAGGTTTAGACTTTGGGCTATCTCTTGTTGTTCCACTAGCTTCATGTATACCATGACTCTAttacaatatttaaatattaaacaatgtCTTACAACAACAGTTGAAAGTTTTTAAGAGTTAACGTTGATTTCACAAACTTTTTATATGCAATATTTCCATGTtatcataatcaaatcaaatcgcCTGTCGATTTATATTTGTTTACCCAAGATATAATTAAGTCTTTGAGTGAAATAAAGTATAATTAATTAGGTGAGACGAGTacttattttgaaatttggggAATGATGTATTTTGGAGTGCACTTGAAAGCTTCTACGTTCACATTATTAATGATCACTTGTAAAAGTTTGGTAGATATTTCATTTGCTTAATGATCACTGGTTCAATGACTTAAGTTAATTATATCCTCTGCATTTTAAAACCAAGTTTGGTAGATATTTAATTTGCTTAATGCAGAGGATAGAATGAAGTTTTAATGCAAAGGATAGAATGAAGTTTTAGAACAGCAAGCACTTTTATGTGCCCAGTTTCATTGGACTAAACCAAAATCAGTGGTCTGGTCAGATTTCTAGTCCTAAGACTAGCCAATCTAGTCCGCGGTTCCTAGTTTTGGAAACCGGTCCTCCCAGTGCGGTTCTCGATTCCTGAGTGGGACCAGATTGGACTAGGAACTGATCACTCATAATCCAAACtcattttaagcaatttcaaaaCACAACTCGTGACAACTCAACAGAGTTTTTTAGAGCTGTTATCCAAGAGAGTTGACAGCGAAAGAAAAACTCCTTTCTTATGATTGTTCCTTGGGGAATGGTATCTAAGATTGGGAACACTTGAGAGTTGAGTGTTTAAGCAATTGTAATATTCTTTTTGCTAAAAATTATGGAGCCATCTCGATCCAATGTAGTTAggttttatttttgcaatttatttcgCATTTAAATTGTTCACATTAGTTGCAAGAATTtatcattgattgattattccagaaattttgtttgTATGCAATTATTGTtatggattttattaaattcaaGTTGGAGAAATTTACTAGCAGGAACGATTTCAATTTTTGGTGCATTAAGATGTGTGTGATGTTAAAGCCATAGTGTTTGGATTTAGCATTGGAGGGAGATTGATAAATTTCCTCAAACTATGAAAGCAGAAGAGAaagttgatattttgaaaatggcTAGGTGTATAATACTGCTGAATTTGGGGGATGATGTTTTGGTTGAAGAGATAAATCATATTTGTGTAGATGCAGCTCGGGCGAAACTTGAAGCATTGTACAtattaaaatctcttttgaatGAACTTTTTTTGATTAGACGGTGCTTCACTCCaagatgaaagaggaagaaTGTCAATCCAGGATGACTATAATATCACTTTATTCTTCATCCAGTTCTGATGAGTGATTTCGTGGTTATCTAACGAGAGTTAGTGAATTCTGCACCGTTTTCCAAAAGAATGATAGAAGAAATTGTAGGGCAACGAACGCAAAAGTGGCGCTATGGCTTGTCGATCAAAGGCAAAAACCCAAAGATGAGTTCTTATAAAAGACGTAAGTTTAGATTAAAGTTTAGAATAATGAAAAAGCCGTTAAGATGTTACGGCTATCAAAAAGAGGGGCACATTGCAGGTGGATTGTCCATAGCTAAAGTAAGTAGAGAGATCGAAGAGTGACGTGAATGTCAGACGGGCTAGAGGGGAGGAGTCATACGTTTTGAGTGGGACTACCGGTTCGACTAGAGAAGAGTGGATCATGAATTCTGGATTCACATCACATGACATCACATAGGGATTGATTTtcagattattaatctattgaCGTCGATTTATTTTAGAGTCTCAAACTTTGAAGGTTATCATAGTTACGCTTATGGTCATGAAGGGGAAGCGGGCAAACGATCTCTACTACCTTCAGGGACAGACAATTATAGGCTCAACTCCTACAATTTCCTCCACATGTCTGAGAGAGGTATGAACGTTTCGAGTGAGCAGAGTTTTCTGTGTGGGCATGAAATTTGGAAGATGGACTTTTGCAAACATGCGTGTTTGACAAGCAGCACAGAATACAGCTCAGCACAACAATTCACAGGACGAAGGCACAATAGATTACATTTATTCAAACTTGTTGGGCCCTTCAGTTGAAAGTAGGTACCTCGAGTATGTACTAACCTTCATTTATGAGGTCCACTGACGACTTATTGATGATAGTAATAAAGAACGTtgccctttttttatttttaaaattaacaaaatctgATATTCGACAATTAATAGGAATGGACAAGAATGTTTACCCCAGGTATGAAAAATCTTTGCAATGGAGATGGAATCTACATTTGCTGCCAAAGTGTACGATCCCGTGTAAAGAAAGCAAtccatttgtcaagattttTCAAGCTTAAATGATGGAGGAGACTTAACTTGCACTAGAATTGATGGAATAACACGGAATGTAGACCCCATGGTGAATCGCCTTATTTATGAGAACAGAAACTGTGTGGTCCCATCACATTATTAAAGTTGTTTGTACAtatattttccaatcaaaaacATGGTTTCGGTGGGGCCCCCGGCTGCGGGTAAAATCTTACTATTTGTTTTGAATAATCTTCACACTAAGTCCGGCATGATGTGAATTCATCAGAATAGATTTCGTTTCCTATAGTGAGGGCG
The nucleotide sequence above comes from Eucalyptus grandis isolate ANBG69807.140 chromosome 2, ASM1654582v1, whole genome shotgun sequence. Encoded proteins:
- the LOC104423767 gene encoding receptor-like protein kinase At3g21340, which gives rise to MRASWQGDPCVPTQYSWNGLNCSYDSSPRIISLNLSSSGLNGLIATSISNLTAVVSLDLSNNSLTGSVPDFLAQMPSLRVLNLSGNNLNGSLPRTLLKKKADRSLLLSLDGNPNLCQSDNCPTNNVQPKKKGISVAPIIASVTAVLVLISLGALAVLWIIKRRQIQKGAAITTTTTFGGSTGTLRLSKNQHFTSTEVARITDNFRTVIGEGGFGKVYFGRLDNGTEVAVKMLSQSSKQGYKQFHTEAQLLMVVHHRNLVSLIGYCEEFENMALIYEFMSNGNVRQHLSAHNPNVLSWSQRLQIAIDAAQGLEYLHNGCKPPIIHRDLKTPNILLNENMQAKICDFGLSKAFVREQDSYISTCPAGTPGYLDPEFHILGHSSQKSDIYSFGIVLFELITGHPAIIKSPEGSMHILQWVTPLIERGDIQSIVDPRLNDQFNIGSAQKAVEIAMSCVPTKVVQRADINRVLSELKECLTVEISSGRSQRMGNSKSSEFDTTAIELDSPPSAR